One segment of Sulfobacillus thermosulfidooxidans DSM 9293 DNA contains the following:
- the truB gene encoding tRNA pseudouridine(55) synthase TruB: MPSGFLNVYKPVGMSSHQVIQEIRRITGQRQVGHAGTLDPMAEGVLPVAIGSYTRLLEWTNLQPKVYQAEMSFGAQTHSGDRAGYRVAESGPPYPNRDQIEEAILWLQGEIRQFPPQVSALKQNGRRAYDAVRQGESVWLGPRPTVIDHIRVVDGNNCSWTLEFIVGPGTYIRAIVRDLGFLLGQAATMRSLIRTRVGHFTVERAYHLEQIKNDPDWSRALLTGTAMLTIPSVAVNSQQRRDLIHGKYSGIPHLEDFHGIMGLTYEGQVVAVIEGPPWRFRKVLAKDE, encoded by the coding sequence GTGCCAAGTGGATTTTTAAACGTCTATAAACCGGTGGGGATGTCCTCTCACCAAGTGATTCAGGAAATTCGGCGGATAACCGGGCAAAGGCAAGTTGGACATGCCGGGACGCTCGACCCAATGGCAGAAGGGGTCTTACCCGTCGCCATTGGGTCCTACACGCGTCTTTTAGAGTGGACAAATCTACAACCGAAGGTATATCAGGCGGAAATGAGTTTTGGAGCCCAAACCCACAGCGGCGATCGTGCCGGTTATCGAGTTGCCGAATCAGGGCCTCCCTATCCCAATAGAGATCAGATAGAGGAAGCGATTTTGTGGTTGCAGGGCGAGATCCGGCAATTTCCGCCTCAAGTCTCTGCATTAAAGCAAAATGGCCGGAGAGCTTATGACGCGGTGAGGCAGGGCGAGAGCGTATGGCTTGGGCCAAGACCCACGGTGATTGATCACATTCGCGTCGTGGACGGGAACAATTGCTCTTGGACCTTAGAATTTATTGTAGGTCCAGGAACTTATATCCGAGCTATTGTGCGAGATTTGGGTTTTTTGCTTGGTCAAGCCGCGACCATGCGCTCCTTGATTCGAACCCGAGTTGGGCACTTTACGGTTGAGAGGGCTTACCATCTGGAACAGATTAAAAACGATCCCGATTGGTCTCGGGCTTTGCTCACCGGTACGGCCATGTTGACGATCCCAAGCGTTGCCGTCAATAGTCAGCAACGACGTGATCTGATTCACGGAAAATATTCAGGAATTCCCCATCTTGAGGATTTTCACGGTATTATGGGATTAACCTATGAAGGCCAGGTTGTGGCGGTCATTGAAGGCCCACCTTGGCGCTTTCGCAAAGTTCTGGCAAAGGACGAGTAA
- the rnpM gene encoding RNase P modulator RnpM has translation MKAKKIPMRTCVACRTTRPKRELIRVVRTPQGTVTIDGRGKMSGRGAYICPTVTCFDQALKSKRLEGALEVTLQDEVIEQLRQLVEKEHVSG, from the coding sequence ATGAAAGCCAAGAAGATACCTATGCGGACATGTGTGGCGTGCCGAACAACGCGTCCCAAACGGGAGTTAATTCGCGTCGTGAGGACCCCCCAAGGAACGGTGACGATTGACGGGCGCGGTAAAATGTCGGGACGTGGGGCGTATATTTGTCCCACTGTAACATGTTTTGATCAGGCACTGAAATCTAAACGGCTTGAGGGAGCGTTAGAAGTGACACTACAAGACGAAGTGATTGAACAGCTGCGACAGTTAGTGGAAAAGGAGCACGTCAGTGGATAA
- the nusA gene encoding transcription termination factor NusA, whose translation MNSELLSALDDLERERGIDKEILFQAIESALISAYRRNFASAQNVRVRIDRQTGATQVWAQKTVVAEVQDHRLEVGLDEAREIRPGSVEGDILEFEVTPKNFGRIAAQTAKQVIVQRIREAERGLIYEEFVGREGDIVTGLVQRAERGLVYIDLGRTEAIMMPSEQVPGERLRANERVKLYVVEVKKTNKGPQIFVSRNHPGLIKRLFELEVPEIHDGVVEIKGIAREAGARTKIAVWAEDPNVDPVGSCVGNKGTRVQAIVQELHGEKLDIIRWDPDPTIFVANALSPAQVTEVVVEPDTRVARVVVPDNQLSLGIGKEGQNARLAAKLTGWKVDLRSESQVSNSGSWW comes from the coding sequence GTGAATTCGGAATTGCTGAGCGCGTTAGATGACCTAGAACGAGAACGGGGCATAGATAAGGAAATTCTCTTTCAGGCAATTGAATCGGCGCTTATCTCGGCATATCGGCGTAATTTTGCCTCCGCCCAAAACGTGCGCGTACGTATTGACAGGCAAACTGGCGCTACGCAGGTATGGGCGCAAAAGACTGTCGTGGCAGAGGTCCAGGATCATCGTTTAGAAGTAGGGCTGGACGAGGCTCGCGAAATCCGTCCCGGCTCTGTGGAAGGCGATATTCTCGAGTTTGAAGTCACACCCAAAAATTTCGGCCGCATTGCTGCGCAAACCGCTAAACAGGTGATTGTGCAGCGTATTCGTGAAGCAGAACGGGGATTAATTTACGAGGAATTTGTGGGCAGAGAAGGCGACATTGTCACGGGATTAGTCCAACGTGCAGAACGGGGCCTTGTCTATATCGATCTGGGACGTACTGAAGCCATTATGATGCCTAGTGAACAAGTGCCAGGCGAACGCTTACGAGCTAACGAGCGGGTCAAACTTTATGTTGTTGAGGTCAAAAAAACCAATAAAGGACCACAAATATTTGTCTCCCGTAATCATCCGGGGTTGATAAAACGTTTGTTTGAGCTCGAAGTACCAGAAATTCATGATGGTGTAGTAGAAATTAAAGGGATTGCGCGCGAAGCGGGAGCGCGGACTAAAATCGCCGTGTGGGCCGAAGATCCCAATGTCGATCCAGTCGGATCGTGCGTGGGGAACAAAGGAACGCGTGTTCAAGCTATTGTCCAGGAGTTGCACGGGGAAAAATTGGATATTATTCGCTGGGATCCCGATCCCACCATTTTTGTGGCCAATGCGTTATCGCCGGCTCAAGTTACCGAAGTGGTTGTCGAACCGGACACTCGTGTGGCTCGGGTGGTGGTTCCGGATAATCAATTATCGTTAGGGATTGGCAAAGAGGGGCAAAACGCTCGACTTGCAGCCAAACTCACAGGTTGGAAGGTGGATTTGCGGTCTGAGTCGCAGGTTTCCAATAGTGGGAGCTGGTGGTAA
- the infB gene encoding translation initiation factor IF-2 → MTEKEKVRVYELAKEVKLDSRRLIDLLHRLHVENIKNHMSTVEPEAVQTVKNIMEGKLPPEPPTTPTVVKKTESSAGETAARETAESAVVHHSNASTTPPASKRPAPTPAANASAGARPATSGTNRNYNERRGSQAPYRDHNRYDAGNNAHRPSGGGAPNRPQGSGRNPAYANSGPRPQPGGDRRQGSQGNSAGRPQGGNYQRPSTNSHSTSARSSAPYRSGPKPLTVPPVPVPPTRPSKEQSRRGIHNNKDRRNVHEEIGRRRGEWDEERYGSKKRSKSQKSAANHQNETAMPPVQRHIVLSGSIMVKDLADQLGVKANELIKRLIALGVMAGVNQELDRDTAVIVATELGATVEERATQEEQEELILQGEDDSPESLTERPPVVTVMGHVDHGKTSLLDRIRATRVTQSEAGGITQHIGASVIEWHDRKVVFLDTPGHEAFTSMRARGAQVTDVAVLVVAANDGVMPQTVEAINHAKAANVPIVVAINKIDLPDANPDKVRTELSNYGLIAEEWGGDTIMVPVSARTGEGIDQLLEALILQADILELKANSHRPAQGTIIEAKLDKGRGPVATVLVAKGLLKVGDVFVAGSVYGRVRALINDRGQRVKSAGPSMPVEVLGFNQLPEAGDDFVILADEKQAKSIADARQERLKRQSESAGRGVSLDDFLQRLKDEAVKELNLVIKADVHGSAEALAQSVSKLSNEEVRVRVLHSGVGTVTETDVMLAQASNAIIVGFGVGVENKARQIAEKEHVDIRNYRVIYDAIDDINKSLKGMLEPKYQEVILGRAEVREVFRVPKVGAVAGCYVTDGKILRSGKIRVIRDGAVVHEGNIGSLKRFKDDVREVASGFECGIGLEKFNDIKVGDIFEAFTEEEVKAS, encoded by the coding sequence TTGACAGAAAAAGAAAAAGTTCGAGTGTACGAGTTAGCCAAAGAAGTGAAGTTAGACAGTCGACGTCTGATCGATCTTCTCCATCGTCTTCACGTCGAGAACATCAAGAACCACATGAGCACGGTCGAACCGGAAGCCGTGCAAACGGTCAAAAACATCATGGAGGGAAAGTTGCCACCAGAACCGCCAACCACTCCAACCGTGGTAAAAAAGACTGAGAGTTCAGCAGGAGAAACCGCTGCACGGGAAACCGCAGAATCGGCAGTGGTTCACCATAGTAATGCGTCGACGACGCCACCCGCGTCTAAACGGCCAGCTCCTACGCCTGCGGCCAATGCGAGTGCGGGTGCACGCCCTGCTACTAGTGGTACCAATCGCAATTATAATGAACGACGGGGGAGTCAAGCACCCTACCGGGATCATAACCGCTATGATGCGGGGAATAATGCGCACCGTCCCAGTGGCGGAGGAGCTCCTAACCGCCCACAAGGCAGTGGGAGAAATCCTGCTTATGCGAATTCTGGACCGCGTCCCCAACCGGGCGGTGATCGGCGTCAAGGTTCTCAAGGAAATTCGGCGGGAAGGCCCCAAGGTGGAAATTATCAAAGACCCAGTACTAATTCGCATTCCACTTCTGCTCGCAGTAGCGCACCTTACCGTTCAGGCCCTAAGCCGTTGACGGTTCCGCCAGTTCCCGTTCCACCGACACGCCCTAGCAAAGAGCAGAGTCGTCGCGGCATTCATAACAATAAAGACCGCCGCAACGTGCACGAGGAGATTGGACGGCGCCGGGGCGAGTGGGATGAAGAACGTTATGGGAGCAAAAAGCGAAGCAAGTCGCAAAAATCGGCGGCTAACCACCAAAATGAAACGGCCATGCCTCCGGTTCAGCGTCATATTGTTCTTTCTGGATCGATTATGGTCAAAGATTTAGCAGACCAATTGGGCGTCAAGGCCAATGAGTTGATAAAACGCTTGATTGCCTTAGGCGTTATGGCAGGTGTGAACCAGGAATTAGACCGAGATACGGCTGTGATTGTCGCTACCGAATTGGGAGCAACCGTAGAAGAACGGGCAACTCAAGAGGAACAGGAAGAGTTAATTTTGCAAGGTGAAGACGATAGTCCCGAAAGTCTTACGGAACGACCCCCTGTCGTTACTGTGATGGGACACGTGGATCACGGCAAAACGTCGTTATTGGACCGCATACGCGCGACGCGCGTGACGCAATCTGAAGCCGGTGGCATTACCCAGCATATTGGGGCCTCAGTCATTGAATGGCATGATCGCAAAGTGGTCTTTTTAGACACGCCGGGTCACGAAGCCTTTACCTCGATGCGGGCTCGCGGTGCTCAAGTGACGGACGTGGCAGTCTTAGTGGTAGCTGCCAATGACGGAGTCATGCCGCAAACCGTGGAAGCCATTAACCATGCCAAAGCCGCTAATGTGCCCATTGTTGTCGCGATCAACAAAATCGATTTACCGGATGCCAACCCGGACAAAGTGCGAACGGAACTCAGTAATTATGGCTTAATTGCGGAGGAATGGGGCGGCGATACCATTATGGTGCCTGTGTCTGCCCGAACCGGTGAAGGCATTGACCAATTACTAGAAGCACTCATTCTTCAAGCCGATATTCTTGAGCTAAAGGCTAACAGTCACCGACCTGCACAAGGAACGATTATTGAGGCTAAGTTAGACAAAGGGCGTGGGCCCGTCGCGACCGTATTAGTGGCCAAGGGATTGCTTAAGGTGGGCGATGTCTTTGTGGCCGGGTCAGTGTATGGCCGTGTTCGCGCGCTCATTAACGACCGGGGACAACGCGTAAAAAGCGCTGGACCTTCCATGCCCGTCGAGGTGTTAGGTTTTAACCAGTTACCCGAGGCAGGCGATGACTTTGTCATTTTGGCGGATGAGAAACAGGCGAAAAGCATTGCCGATGCCCGCCAGGAGCGACTCAAACGGCAGTCGGAATCTGCAGGGCGCGGGGTGTCTCTCGACGACTTCTTGCAACGCCTGAAAGATGAAGCCGTTAAAGAACTGAATTTAGTAATTAAGGCGGATGTCCACGGTTCGGCGGAAGCCTTAGCGCAATCCGTGAGCAAATTGTCTAATGAGGAAGTTCGTGTCAGGGTTCTTCACTCCGGTGTTGGTACCGTGACCGAAACCGATGTGATGTTAGCTCAGGCGTCTAATGCGATTATTGTGGGTTTTGGGGTTGGCGTGGAAAATAAAGCGCGTCAGATTGCTGAAAAAGAACATGTCGACATTCGCAACTACCGGGTAATTTATGATGCCATTGATGATATCAACAAATCTCTTAAGGGGATGCTAGAACCGAAGTATCAGGAGGTTATCCTCGGACGGGCCGAGGTGCGAGAAGTGTTCCGAGTACCCAAGGTGGGTGCGGTGGCTGGTTGTTATGTCACCGATGGCAAAATCTTGCGTTCGGGTAAAATCCGTGTGATACGCGATGGAGCAGTCGTTCACGAAGGCAATATCGGATCGTTAAAGCGTTTCAAAGATGATGTGCGCGAGGTCGCCTCCGGATTTGAGTGTGGGATTGGTCTAGAAAAGTTCAATGACATCAAAGTCGGTGACATCTTCGAAGCCTTTACGGAAGAAGAGGTCAAGGCCAGTTAA
- the ribF gene encoding riboflavin biosynthesis protein RibF: protein MELLTGPGPGVSTVVIIGNFDGVHLGHQALIHQAKEIGAMHGWPVVALTFDPHPSLVLRPNPPKHYLITPRDLKLHWLDHYGVDFVRVLSFDHNLAMVPPMAFLALEVQQKLQAQAVVVGYNFTFGAGGLGTAETLKQWGAASHVKVRIVEPVNADSVVVSSSAIREHISQRHIDKANELLGHPFSVQSVVYHGEGRGSTIGIPTLNLLPVEQQIMPPFGVYAGYVTIGEANNALLPAVANWGIRPTFGGHKPVLEVHVIDQTLPDLHDNVVRFDFQQALRSEQKFESVDELIRQIHYDVDRARQLL from the coding sequence ATGGAACTTTTGACGGGACCTGGTCCCGGCGTTTCAACAGTCGTGATTATTGGGAATTTTGATGGTGTGCATTTGGGACATCAGGCGTTGATACATCAGGCGAAAGAAATTGGGGCGATGCATGGTTGGCCCGTGGTGGCATTAACATTTGACCCACACCCTTCTTTGGTTTTGCGGCCCAATCCCCCCAAACACTATTTGATTACCCCCCGGGATTTAAAATTGCACTGGTTAGATCATTATGGGGTGGATTTTGTTCGAGTCCTATCATTTGACCACAATTTGGCGATGGTTCCGCCCATGGCGTTTTTGGCATTAGAAGTGCAGCAAAAACTTCAGGCACAGGCGGTTGTGGTGGGTTACAATTTTACCTTTGGGGCAGGAGGGCTAGGAACCGCTGAGACATTAAAGCAATGGGGAGCTGCCTCCCATGTGAAAGTCCGGATTGTGGAACCGGTTAACGCCGATTCGGTGGTCGTCTCAAGTTCTGCCATTCGCGAGCATATTTCTCAGCGCCACATTGACAAGGCTAACGAGTTACTGGGACACCCGTTTAGTGTTCAGTCAGTGGTCTATCATGGCGAAGGTCGGGGTTCAACGATTGGCATTCCCACGCTCAATCTCTTGCCTGTGGAGCAACAAATTATGCCACCTTTTGGTGTCTATGCAGGTTACGTGACGATTGGCGAGGCGAATAATGCGCTTTTGCCCGCTGTCGCTAACTGGGGAATTCGCCCTACATTTGGCGGCCACAAGCCTGTGTTGGAGGTTCATGTGATTGATCAGACACTTCCTGATCTTCATGATAACGTGGTGCGATTTGACTTTCAGCAGGCACTCCGGTCGGAGCAGAAGTTCGAATCGGTGGATGAATTGATTCGGCAAATCCATTATGATGTCGATCGGGCACGTCAGTTGCTCTAA
- the rbfA gene encoding 30S ribosome-binding factor RbfA — translation MNKARAQRIALSIQQELGEMLQRDVKDPRIGFVSITHVDLSRDLSVAKVYVSHLGNAEEAQASLAGLKSATPFLRGEVARRLHLRLAPQLDFRLDTSIVESMHIQDILKTLPDQQS, via the coding sequence ATGAATAAAGCGCGTGCCCAACGAATTGCGTTATCTATTCAGCAAGAGCTCGGGGAGATGCTTCAGCGGGATGTTAAAGATCCGCGAATTGGTTTTGTCAGTATCACGCATGTGGATTTGTCGCGAGACTTGTCTGTAGCAAAGGTATATGTTAGTCATTTAGGGAATGCTGAGGAAGCGCAAGCGAGTTTGGCGGGGCTGAAAAGTGCTACACCCTTTTTACGCGGGGAAGTAGCGCGCCGGTTGCATCTCCGGCTTGCCCCCCAGCTAGACTTCCGATTAGATACGTCGATTGTGGAAAGTATGCACATTCAAGATATTTTGAAGACGTTGCCCGACCAACAATCATAA